One window from the genome of Motilibacter peucedani encodes:
- a CDS encoding dihydrofolate reductase family protein, which translates to MADVVMHAVVSVDGYVADPDDEVGPLFDWYFNGDTEIVDGGPFKVSPESAAYVRPMWQSIGATVMGRHLFDLTNGWEGKPPAGDHVVVVSHRPKPDGWHPEASYDFVDDVAAGVARAKERAGDRVVALTAGDVGGQALALGLVDEVAMDVVPVVFGAGKRYFGAAGDSVVLEDPHVVVQGDRVLHLRYRVRH; encoded by the coding sequence ATGGCGGATGTCGTGATGCATGCGGTGGTGTCGGTGGACGGCTACGTGGCCGACCCCGACGACGAGGTCGGGCCGCTGTTCGACTGGTACTTCAACGGTGACACCGAGATCGTCGACGGCGGGCCCTTCAAGGTGTCGCCGGAGTCCGCGGCCTACGTGCGCCCGATGTGGCAGAGCATCGGCGCCACCGTCATGGGTCGTCACCTCTTCGACCTGACCAACGGCTGGGAGGGCAAGCCGCCTGCGGGCGACCACGTCGTGGTGGTCTCGCACCGGCCGAAGCCGGACGGCTGGCACCCCGAGGCGTCCTACGACTTCGTCGACGACGTGGCTGCCGGTGTGGCGCGGGCCAAGGAGCGAGCCGGCGACCGGGTCGTCGCGCTCACCGCCGGCGACGTCGGCGGGCAGGCGCTGGCGCTGGGCCTCGTCGACGAGGTTGCGATGGACGTCGTGCCCGTCGTCTTCGGCGCAGGCAAGCGCTACTTCGGTGCCGCCGGCGACAGTGTCGTCCTCGAGGACCCGCACGTCGTCGTCCAGGGCGACCGGGTGCTGCACCTGCGCTACCGCGTCCGTCACTGA
- a CDS encoding Ltp family lipoprotein, whose product MKKLLFTAAALVAAAVPTAVSTTPAQAVTVAQRQAVGAAQDYLRFQAFSRLGLIDQLSSSYGDGFKKADAVYGVDHVKANWNTQAVRAAKSYLKFQHFSRNGLIHQLESPYGDKFTHAQAVYGVNHTGL is encoded by the coding sequence ATGAAGAAGCTGCTCTTCACCGCCGCTGCGCTCGTCGCTGCCGCGGTGCCCACGGCGGTCTCCACCACGCCCGCTCAGGCTGTGACCGTCGCGCAGCGGCAGGCGGTCGGCGCGGCGCAGGACTACCTGCGCTTCCAGGCCTTCTCCCGCCTCGGCCTCATCGACCAGCTCTCGTCGTCCTACGGTGACGGCTTCAAGAAGGCCGACGCCGTCTACGGCGTCGACCACGTCAAGGCCAACTGGAACACGCAGGCGGTCCGGGCCGCGAAGTCCTACCTCAAGTTCCAGCACTTCAGCCGCAACGGGCTCATCCACCAGCTCGAGTCGCCCTACGGCGACAAGTTCACCCACGCCCAGGCGGTCTACGGGGTCAACCACACCGGACTGTGA
- a CDS encoding VanZ family protein yields the protein MATPWHELSPWPFVVPLGVLAFAAALWWLQRRAALTVSRAVTAAVACVYGGGVVANTVFPIFIGKPGSGVPWWDQLNLTPLQGTDVKDMLQNVVVFLPFGVLLPLLARVRSVLLVLVGGFLSSLGIELVQLVQSTTGNGGHVADVNDLLANTVGAPGGYAVYRAALLLPRLRRLAEDATWPPTRMALEPRPLR from the coding sequence GTGGCCACGCCGTGGCACGAGCTGAGCCCGTGGCCGTTCGTCGTCCCCCTCGGAGTGCTGGCCTTCGCCGCCGCGCTGTGGTGGCTGCAGCGACGCGCCGCCCTGACCGTGTCCCGTGCCGTGACCGCTGCGGTGGCGTGCGTCTACGGCGGTGGCGTGGTCGCCAACACGGTCTTCCCGATCTTCATCGGCAAGCCCGGGTCGGGCGTGCCGTGGTGGGACCAGCTGAACCTGACGCCGCTGCAGGGCACGGACGTGAAGGACATGCTGCAGAACGTCGTCGTCTTCCTGCCGTTCGGCGTGCTGCTGCCGCTGCTCGCTCGGGTCCGCTCTGTGCTCCTGGTGCTGGTTGGCGGGTTCCTCTCCAGCCTCGGCATCGAGCTCGTGCAGCTCGTGCAGTCCACGACCGGCAACGGCGGCCACGTCGCGGACGTCAACGACCTGCTCGCCAACACCGTCGGAGCGCCCGGCGGGTACGCGGTCTACCGTGCCGCTCTGCTCCTGCCACGCCTGCGGCGGCTGGCCGAGGACGCCACCTGGCCGCCGACGAGGATGGCGCTGGAGCCTCGTCCTCTTCGGTAG
- a CDS encoding class I SAM-dependent methyltransferase has translation MELERVSTAYSALAGRYVDLFDGGWRPDEQDEAFVRRHLLGLAGPVLDVGCGPGWWTAWLHGLGVDVSGVDLVPEFVAHARAHHPGPPFEVGSMLELDVADHSLAGVLSWYSTIHTPPVELDRVLQAFHRLLTPTGVLVVGFFDSDDEVAAFDHAVTTAYRWPVEVLAQHLADAGFAEVDRLQRRTPDRPDRRYAALAARVAPQ, from the coding sequence GTGGAGCTCGAGCGGGTGTCGACCGCCTACTCGGCGCTGGCCGGGCGCTACGTCGACCTGTTCGACGGCGGCTGGCGGCCCGACGAGCAGGACGAGGCGTTCGTACGCCGCCACCTCCTCGGACTCGCTGGCCCGGTCCTCGACGTCGGGTGCGGCCCGGGCTGGTGGACAGCCTGGCTGCACGGTCTGGGCGTCGACGTCTCGGGCGTCGACCTGGTGCCGGAGTTCGTCGCCCACGCGCGAGCCCACCACCCGGGGCCGCCCTTCGAGGTCGGCTCCATGCTCGAGCTCGACGTCGCCGACCACTCGCTCGCCGGGGTCCTCAGCTGGTACTCGACCATCCACACGCCGCCCGTCGAGCTGGACCGCGTGTTGCAGGCCTTCCACCGGCTCCTGACGCCGACCGGCGTCCTGGTCGTGGGGTTCTTCGACAGCGACGACGAGGTGGCTGCGTTCGACCACGCGGTCACCACCGCGTACCGCTGGCCCGTCGAGGTCCTCGCGCAGCACCTGGCCGACGCGGGCTTCGCAGAGGTCGACCGGCTGCAGCGACGGACTCCCGACCGGCCGGACCGCAGGTACGCCGCTCTGGCCGCCCGCGTCGCTCCTCAGTGA